The following proteins are co-located in the Sphingomonas panacis genome:
- a CDS encoding DUF3606 domain-containing protein, with protein MTHQPPIPEAATSPYPLRPAPIAVSEAKPRQSAARKTENAGLGGLSNTVIGIGAAIGISAVAAIGGVVLARRRRTGAKASSKASPKSRRGKADDTRKRGAADRRRVAAGQPYEVAYFARKHKISTAEARDIIQEAGPDRNAANALASKRAAASVH; from the coding sequence ATGACGCATCAGCCACCGATTCCAGAAGCCGCCACCTCGCCCTACCCGCTTCGCCCCGCGCCGATCGCGGTGTCGGAGGCCAAGCCGCGCCAGTCTGCGGCGCGTAAAACCGAAAACGCGGGTCTGGGCGGTCTTTCCAATACGGTGATCGGGATCGGCGCCGCGATCGGGATCAGCGCCGTCGCCGCGATCGGCGGCGTGGTGCTCGCCCGCCGCCGCCGCACCGGCGCCAAGGCGAGTTCCAAAGCGAGCCCCAAATCCCGTCGGGGCAAGGCCGATGACACGCGCAAGCGCGGCGCGGCGGATCGCCGCCGCGTGGCCGCGGGCCAGCCCTATGAGGTCGCGTATTTCGCGCGCAAGCACAAGATCAGCACCGCCGAGGCGCGCGACATCATCCAGGAAGCCGGACCGGATCGCAACGCCGCCAATGCGCTCGCCAGCAAGCGCGCCGCCGCCAGCGTGCATTGA
- a CDS encoding efflux transporter outer membrane subunit — protein MKKTLLATISALALSACAVGPNYVAPVPTPKAVGGFAGAANPAVAATAPDDQWWKLYNDPVLDRLVGDALAANTDIRVAVARLDAARASLRGARNDRLPQTALSAQPGYGRLPALQSGTGGARETEQIALGLDVSYELDLAGRVRRNIEAARGDVSAAAADADAVRVAIVAQTIRAYVDAAGAAERLAVAKRVVDLLDTSVRLTGKRFDAGRAEKLDVIRIQTLRDQRAALVPEIAGERQAALFRLATLTGHTPQELPADASLRADPPRLDQPIPVGDGQTLLARRPDVRAAERRLAAATARIGVATADLYPRITLGGSVGSTGTSFSDIFGGGPFRWLVGSLINWSFPNTGAARARIAGAEADSRGALASFDGTVLQALEETETALSTYAREIDRRQALVAARDGAERAAKIARARQREGTIDFLAVLDTERTFADADADLASADVRIADAQVDLFRALGGGWGVPVIAKAAGGEKAGR, from the coding sequence ATGAAGAAGACCCTGTTAGCCACGATCTCAGCGCTGGCGCTGTCCGCCTGCGCGGTCGGCCCCAATTACGTGGCGCCCGTGCCCACGCCCAAGGCGGTCGGCGGCTTCGCTGGCGCCGCCAACCCGGCGGTCGCCGCCACCGCGCCCGACGACCAGTGGTGGAAGCTCTACAACGATCCGGTGCTCGACCGGCTGGTCGGCGACGCGCTCGCCGCCAATACCGATATCCGGGTCGCGGTGGCGCGGCTCGACGCGGCGCGGGCGTCGCTGAGAGGCGCGCGCAACGATCGGCTGCCGCAGACCGCGTTGAGCGCGCAGCCGGGCTATGGCCGCCTGCCGGCGCTGCAAAGCGGGACGGGCGGGGCGCGCGAGACCGAGCAGATCGCGCTGGGGCTCGACGTGTCCTACGAACTCGATCTCGCCGGCCGCGTGCGCCGCAATATCGAGGCGGCGCGTGGTGACGTCAGCGCGGCGGCGGCGGATGCCGATGCGGTGCGCGTCGCGATCGTCGCGCAGACGATCCGCGCCTATGTCGATGCCGCCGGCGCCGCCGAGCGGCTGGCGGTGGCGAAGCGCGTGGTCGATCTGCTCGACACATCGGTGCGGTTGACTGGCAAGCGCTTCGACGCGGGGCGGGCCGAGAAGCTCGACGTGATCCGCATCCAGACATTGCGCGACCAGCGCGCCGCTCTGGTGCCTGAAATCGCGGGCGAGCGGCAGGCGGCGCTGTTCCGGCTGGCGACGCTGACCGGCCACACGCCGCAGGAATTGCCTGCCGACGCGAGCCTGCGCGCCGATCCGCCGCGGCTCGACCAGCCGATCCCGGTCGGAGACGGACAGACCTTGCTCGCGCGCCGCCCCGACGTGCGCGCGGCCGAGCGCCGGCTGGCGGCGGCGACCGCGCGGATCGGCGTGGCGACGGCGGACCTCTATCCGCGCATCACGCTGGGCGGTTCGGTCGGCTCGACCGGCACCAGCTTCAGCGACATCTTCGGCGGCGGACCGTTCCGCTGGCTGGTCGGCTCGCTGATCAACTGGTCGTTCCCCAACACCGGCGCCGCGCGGGCGCGGATCGCGGGCGCGGAAGCGGACAGCCGCGGCGCACTCGCCAGCTTCGATGGCACGGTGTTGCAGGCGCTCGAGGAGACCGAGACGGCGCTCTCCACCTATGCGCGCGAGATCGACCGGCGGCAGGCGCTGGTCGCGGCGCGCGACGGTGCTGAGCGCGCCGCCAAGATCGCCCGCGCGCGCCAGCGCGAGGGCACGATCGACTTCCTCGCGGTGCTCGATACCGAACGGACCTTCGCCGATGCCGATGCCGATCTGGCGAGCGCGGACGTGCGAATCGCCGATGCGCAGGTCGATCTGTTCCGCGCGCTGGGCGGTGGCTGGGGTGTGCCGGTTATTGCGAAGGCGGCGGGTGGGGAGAAGGCGGGGCGGTAG
- a CDS encoding efflux RND transporter permease subunit: protein MRLSRFFITRPIFAAVIAVVITLVGAIAYVGLPVSQYPDIVPPTVTVSAVYPGANAETVAETVATPIEQEINGVDNMLYQSSQSTGDGKLTITVTFKIGTNLDAAQVLVQNRVAIAVPRLPEDVQRLGVVTRKTSPDFLMVVNLISPDNSLDRGYVSNYALTQIRDRLTRIDGVGDVQLFGNRDYSMRVWIDPGRAAALDLTAGEIVAALRAQNVQVAAGTLGQPPYSQGDAYQLNVETQGRLTDPKQFADVVIRTDADGRQVRVSDVARVELGAQDYGSNTYMSGKPTVILAVFQRPGSNALAAAQAVTATMDDAQKHFPKGLAYRVIYNPTEFISQSIDAVKHTLIEAIILVVIVILVFLQKWRAAIIPVVAIPVSLIGTFAVLAAMGYSLNNLSLFGLVLAIGIVVDDAIVVVENVERNLERGLSPLEAARVSMDEVSGALVAIVLVLVAVFVPTVFLTGLSGAFYRQFAVTITTATIISLILSLTLSPALAALLLKPSETRQQGRIGRAVTRAGDAFNRGFERLSNGYAKLTLRLVQAPRKMMLAYAGMIALTVGVFWATPTGFIPAQDQGYFLTVIQLPPGSSVDRTDAVMRKVAARILPLAGVKGAVMLAGFDGPSQTLAPNAAAAYIPLKSFEERAKLGVTLGSIMAEAGKATADINEARLLIVPPPLIQGIGSAGGYRIMVKDQEARGYTQLAGAAYGLIGKANQTKGLKQIYTFFETSTPRIFADVDRAKANMLGVPPERVFEALQVYLGSAFVNDFNLLGRTYRVTAQADAPFRRTPADIANLKTRSNSGQMVPVGSVSTFEDKTGPYRVTRYNLAPAVEVDGDTAPGFSSGQSLVTMQKLADDTLPKGYSTEWTGIAYQQQAAGSTAGIVFGMAVVFVFLVLAAQYESVTLPLAIVLIVPMCLLAAMIGVNLRGMDNNVLTQIGLVVLIALAAKNAILVVEFAKQAEEQQGLTPIEAAVQAARTRLRPILMTSFAFILGAVPLVTASGAGSELRQALGTAVFFGMIGVTAFGLIFTPTFYVVCRALAIRLARRRPAAEPSHPQLHPAE from the coding sequence ATGCGCCTCTCGCGCTTCTTCATCACGCGGCCGATCTTCGCCGCGGTGATCGCGGTCGTCATCACCTTGGTCGGGGCGATCGCCTATGTCGGCCTGCCGGTGTCGCAATATCCTGACATCGTGCCGCCGACCGTCACGGTCTCTGCGGTCTATCCCGGCGCCAACGCCGAGACGGTGGCCGAGACGGTCGCCACGCCGATCGAGCAGGAGATCAACGGCGTCGACAACATGCTGTACCAGTCGTCGCAATCGACCGGCGACGGCAAGCTGACGATCACCGTCACCTTCAAGATCGGCACCAATCTCGATGCCGCGCAGGTGCTGGTGCAGAACCGCGTCGCGATCGCGGTGCCGCGCCTGCCCGAAGACGTGCAGCGGCTCGGCGTGGTGACGCGCAAGACCTCGCCCGACTTCCTGATGGTCGTCAACCTCATCTCCCCCGACAATTCGCTCGATCGCGGTTACGTGTCGAACTACGCGCTGACGCAGATCCGAGACCGGCTGACTCGCATCGACGGCGTCGGCGACGTGCAGTTGTTCGGCAACCGCGACTATTCGATGCGCGTGTGGATCGACCCCGGCCGCGCCGCCGCGCTCGATCTGACCGCTGGCGAGATCGTCGCGGCCTTGCGCGCGCAGAACGTTCAGGTCGCTGCCGGCACGCTCGGCCAGCCGCCCTATTCGCAGGGCGATGCCTATCAGCTCAACGTCGAGACTCAGGGTCGGCTGACCGATCCCAAGCAATTCGCCGATGTCGTCATCCGCACCGATGCGGATGGCCGTCAGGTGCGCGTGTCCGATGTCGCGCGGGTCGAGCTCGGCGCGCAGGATTACGGCTCGAACACCTATATGAGCGGCAAGCCGACCGTCATCCTCGCGGTGTTCCAGCGGCCGGGCTCGAACGCGCTCGCCGCCGCGCAGGCGGTCACCGCGACGATGGACGACGCGCAGAAGCACTTCCCCAAGGGCCTCGCCTACCGGGTGATCTACAACCCGACCGAGTTCATCTCGCAGTCGATCGATGCGGTGAAGCACACGCTGATCGAGGCGATCATCCTCGTCGTCATCGTCATCCTCGTCTTTCTTCAGAAATGGCGCGCGGCGATCATCCCGGTGGTGGCGATTCCCGTGTCCTTGATCGGCACCTTCGCGGTGCTGGCGGCGATGGGCTATTCGCTCAACAACCTGTCGCTGTTCGGTCTGGTGCTGGCGATCGGCATCGTCGTCGACGACGCGATCGTCGTGGTCGAGAATGTCGAGCGCAACCTCGAACGCGGGCTGTCGCCGCTGGAGGCGGCGCGGGTGTCGATGGACGAGGTCTCGGGTGCGCTCGTCGCGATCGTGCTGGTGCTGGTCGCGGTGTTCGTGCCGACGGTGTTCCTCACCGGACTGTCGGGTGCGTTCTACCGCCAGTTCGCGGTGACGATCACGACCGCGACGATCATCTCGCTGATCCTGTCGCTGACGTTGTCGCCTGCACTCGCCGCGCTGTTGCTCAAGCCGAGCGAAACCCGCCAGCAAGGCCGCATCGGGCGGGCGGTGACTCGCGCCGGCGATGCCTTCAATCGCGGCTTCGAGCGGCTGAGCAACGGCTATGCGAAGCTGACGCTGCGGCTGGTGCAGGCGCCGCGCAAGATGATGCTCGCCTATGCCGGCATGATCGCGCTGACCGTGGGCGTGTTCTGGGCGACGCCGACCGGGTTCATCCCGGCGCAGGATCAGGGCTATTTCCTCACCGTCATCCAGTTGCCGCCGGGGTCTTCGGTCGATCGTACCGACGCGGTGATGCGCAAGGTCGCCGCGCGCATCCTGCCGCTCGCGGGCGTCAAGGGCGCGGTGATGCTCGCCGGGTTCGACGGCCCCTCGCAGACGCTCGCCCCCAACGCCGCCGCCGCTTACATTCCGCTCAAGAGCTTCGAGGAGCGCGCCAAGCTCGGCGTCACGCTCGGCAGCATCATGGCCGAAGCGGGCAAGGCGACCGCCGACATCAACGAGGCGCGGCTGCTGATCGTGCCGCCGCCGCTCATCCAGGGTATCGGCTCGGCCGGCGGCTACCGCATCATGGTCAAGGATCAGGAGGCGCGGGGTTACACGCAGCTTGCCGGCGCGGCGTACGGGCTGATCGGCAAGGCCAACCAGACCAAGGGCCTCAAGCAGATCTACACCTTCTTCGAAACCTCGACGCCGCGCATCTTCGCCGATGTCGATCGCGCCAAGGCCAATATGCTCGGCGTGCCGCCAGAGCGCGTGTTCGAGGCGTTGCAGGTCTATCTCGGCTCGGCGTTCGTCAATGATTTCAACCTGCTCGGGCGCACCTACCGCGTGACCGCACAGGCCGACGCGCCGTTCCGCCGCACCCCTGCCGATATCGCCAACCTCAAGACACGCTCGAACTCGGGGCAGATGGTGCCGGTCGGATCGGTCTCGACCTTCGAGGACAAGACCGGGCCGTACCGCGTGACGCGCTACAACCTCGCGCCCGCCGTGGAAGTGGACGGCGACACCGCGCCGGGCTTCTCCTCGGGCCAGTCGCTGGTGACGATGCAGAAGCTCGCCGACGATACGCTCCCCAAGGGCTATTCGACCGAATGGACCGGAATCGCCTATCAGCAGCAGGCGGCGGGCAGCACCGCCGGCATCGTCTTCGGCATGGCGGTGGTGTTCGTCTTCCTCGTGCTGGCAGCGCAATATGAGAGTGTGACGCTGCCGCTCGCGATCGTGCTGATCGTGCCGATGTGCCTGCTCGCGGCGATGATCGGGGTGAACCTGCGCGGCATGGACAACAACGTCCTCACCCAGATCGGTCTCGTCGTGCTGATCGCGCTGGCGGCGAAGAATGCGATCCTCGTCGTCGAATTCGCCAAACAGGCCGAGGAACAGCAAGGCCTCACCCCGATCGAGGCGGCGGTGCAGGCGGCGCGGACTCGGCTACGGCCGATCCTGATGACCTCGTTCGCCTTCATCCTCGGCGCGGTGCCGCTGGTGACGGCGAGCGGCGCCGGCTCGGAGCTTCGCCAGGCGCTCGGGACTGCGGTGTTCTTCGGAATGATCGGGGTGACGGCGTTCGGCCTGATCTTCACGCCGACCTTCTACGTGGTGTGTCGGGCGCTGGCGATTCGCCTCGCCCGCCGCCGGCCCGCTGCCGAGCCGAGCCATCCCCAGCTTCATCCCGCCGAATAG
- a CDS encoding alpha/beta hydrolase, producing the protein MRRSLGLAVIALGLMAQAPVPEPATVPLWPNGPPGADPARDSPEIVENSYIRSVHRPSLTVFRADPAHANGAAMIVIPGGGHRMLVWVNEGVMPARTLNRFGITVFVLKYRLAREPGSTFQIERDAVADARRAVRFVRAHAADYGVDPHRIGLMGFSAGGELVSHVADAPAPPVANADGVDRTDGRPDFQVLIYPGPLGIPAPAVAAAPSAFLAAGTLDPCCAEPSITLYQQLRAAHVSAELHLFADTDHGFNVAMHSERVSLQHWPDRLADWLSDGGWLVPGGGKRATPGSTTP; encoded by the coding sequence ATGAGGCGGAGCCTGGGTCTGGCGGTGATCGCGCTCGGTCTCATGGCGCAGGCGCCTGTTCCTGAACCGGCCACGGTGCCGCTGTGGCCGAACGGCCCGCCCGGCGCCGATCCCGCGCGCGACTCGCCCGAGATCGTCGAGAACAGCTACATCCGCAGCGTCCACCGCCCGTCGCTGACGGTGTTCCGTGCCGATCCGGCGCATGCCAACGGCGCGGCGATGATCGTCATCCCCGGCGGCGGGCACCGTATGCTGGTGTGGGTCAACGAGGGCGTGATGCCCGCCCGCACGCTCAACCGCTTCGGCATCACCGTGTTCGTGCTCAAATACCGGCTCGCGCGCGAGCCAGGCTCGACCTTCCAGATCGAGCGCGACGCGGTTGCCGATGCGCGGCGCGCGGTGCGTTTCGTGCGCGCACACGCCGCCGATTATGGCGTCGATCCGCACCGCATCGGGCTGATGGGGTTTTCGGCGGGCGGCGAACTCGTCTCGCACGTCGCCGATGCGCCCGCGCCGCCGGTCGCGAACGCGGACGGCGTCGACCGAACCGACGGACGTCCCGATTTCCAGGTGCTGATCTACCCCGGCCCGCTCGGCATCCCCGCGCCCGCCGTTGCCGCCGCGCCGTCCGCCTTCCTCGCCGCCGGCACGCTCGACCCGTGCTGCGCCGAGCCGAGCATCACGTTGTACCAGCAATTGCGCGCGGCACATGTCTCCGCCGAACTGCATCTGTTCGCCGATACCGACCACGGCTTCAACGTCGCGATGCATTCTGAGCGAGTCTCGCTGCAACACTGGCCCGACCGGCTTGCCGACTGGCTGAGCGACGGCGGCTGGCTGGTGCCCGGCGGCGGCAAACGCGCGACACCGGGCAGCACGACGCCGTAG
- a CDS encoding DUF4142 domain-containing protein, with product MKIKSLTLLSAATLALAGCGQKTDTSNVSTNTMTISETDAVNGTDTMNDTAMAPAAGQTFANTAASSDAFEIATSKAALATSKSASVKKFAQEMIDAHTKSTAKLKTVAAGLSPAITPDPSLTADQQQKLDAMTKLTGADFDKAYIDAQTAGHQQTLDALKVYATGGDVPALKTFASGLVPTVAAHLNMAKSLKA from the coding sequence ATGAAGATCAAGAGCTTGACGCTGCTTTCGGCAGCGACGCTCGCGCTGGCGGGCTGTGGTCAGAAGACCGACACCAGCAACGTGTCCACCAACACGATGACGATTTCGGAAACCGATGCCGTCAACGGCACCGATACGATGAACGACACGGCGATGGCGCCCGCGGCGGGCCAGACCTTCGCGAACACCGCCGCATCGAGCGACGCGTTCGAGATCGCCACGTCGAAGGCGGCGCTCGCCACGTCGAAATCGGCATCGGTCAAGAAATTCGCGCAGGAGATGATCGACGCGCACACCAAATCGACCGCCAAGCTCAAGACGGTCGCGGCTGGCCTCAGCCCGGCGATCACGCCCGATCCGTCGCTGACGGCGGACCAGCAGCAGAAGCTCGACGCGATGACCAAGCTGACCGGCGCGGATTTCGACAAGGCCTATATCGACGCGCAGACCGCCGGCCACCAGCAGACGCTCGACGCGCTGAAGGTCTATGCCACCGGCGGCGACGTGCCGGCGCTCAAGACCTTCGCGAGCGGGCTGGTGCCGACCGTTGCCGCGCACCTCAACATGGCCAAGAGCCTCAAGGCGTAA
- a CDS encoding DUF3597 domain-containing protein, whose amino-acid sequence MSIFGSIMGKIFGHKSAAPAAANAAPAPAPAAAPAPAPAAAPQGAPAQAVDVGAVLSEMASMKSGGGNYQSSIVDLLKLLDLDSSLDARKQLADELGVHAGANGSAEQNIALHKAVMAKLAENGGVVPDSLRG is encoded by the coding sequence ATGAGCATCTTCGGCAGCATCATGGGCAAGATTTTCGGTCACAAGAGCGCAGCCCCGGCAGCGGCGAACGCCGCCCCCGCCCCCGCGCCGGCGGCAGCACCAGCGCCGGCCCCCGCCGCAGCCCCGCAGGGCGCGCCCGCGCAGGCGGTCGATGTCGGCGCGGTGCTGTCGGAAATGGCGTCGATGAAAAGCGGCGGCGGCAACTACCAGTCGTCGATCGTCGATCTGCTCAAGCTGCTCGATCTCGATTCGAGCCTCGACGCGCGCAAGCAACTCGCGGACGAACTCGGCGTCCATGCCGGCGCGAACGGCAGCGCGGAGCAGAACATCGCGCTCCACAAGGCGGTGATGGCCAAGCTCGCCGAAAACGGCGGCGTCGTGCCGGACAGCCTGCGCGGCTGA
- a CDS encoding helix-turn-helix domain-containing protein has protein sequence MMRQQPKAALTAPATDLPAPFARLTPTQRKVLGGVYSGQLNKQIAFDLGIAEATVKAHMTALMRKLDVRNRTQLAVTAQALGWSESALTH, from the coding sequence ATGATGAGGCAGCAACCAAAGGCGGCGCTCACCGCCCCGGCGACCGATCTACCGGCGCCGTTCGCCCGGCTCACGCCGACTCAGCGCAAGGTGCTGGGCGGGGTCTATAGCGGGCAGCTCAACAAGCAGATCGCGTTCGATCTCGGTATCGCCGAGGCGACCGTAAAGGCGCACATGACCGCGCTGATGCGCAAGCTCGACGTGCGCAACCGCACCCAATTGGCGGTGACGGCGCAGGCGCTCGGCTGGAGCGAGAGCGCGCTGACGCACTGA
- a CDS encoding efflux RND transporter periplasmic adaptor subunit: MNMETPISVADSTPVSRGWSRMPGWQRGAAILLPLAVVGYAGAKLATPAPTVAAMPPAAVTVATPLVRDVNEWDDYIGRFAASRTVEIRPRINGEVTGVHFRDGDIVNKGQLLFTIDARPFAAQLAEAKANVASAASALALAKSDLSRATRLVDDEAVSAGEVDSLRAKVQAASAALAAAQARVRARALDVEFTQVRAPIAGRISDRRVDPGNQVAGGEGTGGTVLTTINALDPIYFEFDGSEALYLKTQRNRQPGAAPAPVEIQLQDEGEHRWKGKLDFTDNALDQRSGTIRGRAVLDNPKYFLTPGMFGNMRLANGGTTRALLVPDAAVQTDQARKIVLTVDKQDQVTAKPVVLGPVVNGLRVVRSGLAPTDRVVIAGVQMAIPGTKVSPHLGKIAPEAQAAAAPVTAPLAGEATFGR, encoded by the coding sequence ATGAACATGGAAACCCCGATTTCGGTCGCGGACTCGACACCGGTGTCGCGCGGATGGTCGCGCATGCCGGGCTGGCAGCGCGGCGCGGCGATCCTGCTGCCGCTCGCGGTGGTGGGCTATGCCGGCGCGAAGCTCGCCACGCCCGCGCCGACCGTGGCGGCGATGCCGCCGGCCGCAGTGACGGTGGCGACGCCGCTGGTGCGCGATGTCAACGAATGGGACGATTACATCGGCCGCTTCGCCGCCAGCCGCACGGTCGAAATCCGGCCGCGCATCAACGGCGAAGTCACGGGCGTCCATTTCCGCGACGGTGATATCGTTAACAAGGGGCAACTCCTCTTCACGATCGACGCGCGGCCGTTCGCGGCGCAGCTTGCCGAGGCCAAGGCGAACGTCGCCAGCGCGGCGAGCGCGCTCGCGCTCGCCAAGTCCGATCTCAGCCGCGCGACCCGGCTGGTCGATGACGAAGCGGTTTCGGCGGGCGAAGTCGATTCGCTGCGCGCCAAGGTCCAGGCCGCGAGCGCCGCACTGGCGGCGGCGCAGGCGCGGGTGCGCGCACGCGCGCTCGATGTCGAGTTCACCCAGGTCCGCGCGCCGATCGCCGGGCGAATCTCGGATCGTCGTGTCGATCCCGGCAATCAGGTCGCGGGCGGCGAAGGGACGGGTGGCACGGTGCTGACCACGATCAACGCGCTCGACCCGATCTACTTCGAGTTCGACGGGTCAGAGGCTTTGTATCTCAAGACCCAGCGCAACCGCCAGCCGGGCGCCGCGCCTGCGCCGGTCGAGATCCAGTTGCAGGACGAGGGCGAGCATCGTTGGAAGGGCAAGCTCGACTTCACAGATAACGCGCTCGACCAGCGTTCCGGCACGATCCGCGGCCGCGCGGTGCTCGACAACCCGAAGTATTTCCTCACCCCCGGCATGTTCGGCAACATGCGGCTCGCCAATGGCGGCACCACCCGCGCTTTGCTCGTGCCCGATGCCGCGGTGCAGACCGATCAGGCGCGCAAGATCGTGCTGACGGTCGACAAGCAGGATCAGGTCACCGCCAAGCCGGTGGTGCTCGGCCCGGTCGTCAACGGCCTGCGCGTCGTGCGCTCCGGCCTCGCGCCGACCGATCGCGTCGTCATCGCCGGCGTGCAGATGGCGATACCGGGCACCAAGGTCTCGCCGCATCTCGGCAAGATCGCGCCCGAGGCGCAGGCGGCTGCTGCCCCGGTAACCGCGCCGCTTGCCGGTGAGGCGACCTTCGGGCGGTAA
- a CDS encoding TetR/AcrR family transcriptional regulator — translation MIAPTKGRPREFDLDTALAAALRVFWQNGYESASMAELTAAMGITKPSLYAAFGNKEQLFHKALDLYERDKLAYTEMALAAPTARGVAERFLRGALEMQTSSCDPKGCMAIMSVISCGAEAESIRADVIARRASSEAALVARFQRAKDEGEFPEGLEPCALARFLYAIMQGLSVQAGAGTCCADLTQLVETSLSVWPTK, via the coding sequence ATGATTGCGCCCACGAAGGGCCGGCCGCGCGAGTTCGATCTCGACACCGCGCTCGCCGCCGCGCTGCGCGTGTTCTGGCAGAACGGCTATGAGAGCGCGTCGATGGCGGAACTGACCGCGGCGATGGGCATCACCAAGCCGAGCCTCTACGCCGCGTTCGGCAACAAGGAGCAGTTGTTCCACAAGGCGCTCGACCTCTACGAGCGTGATAAGCTCGCTTATACCGAGATGGCGCTGGCCGCGCCGACCGCGCGCGGCGTCGCCGAGCGGTTCCTGCGCGGCGCGCTCGAAATGCAGACGAGTTCGTGCGATCCCAAGGGCTGCATGGCGATCATGAGCGTGATCTCCTGCGGTGCCGAGGCCGAATCGATCCGTGCCGACGTGATCGCGCGGCGCGCGTCTTCGGAGGCGGCGCTGGTGGCACGTTTCCAGCGCGCGAAGGATGAGGGCGAGTTTCCCGAGGGACTCGAGCCGTGTGCGCTGGCGCGCTTCCTGTATGCGATCATGCAGGGCCTGTCGGTGCAAGCCGGTGCGGGGACCTGCTGCGCCGATCTGACGCAACTCGTCGAGACGAGCCTTTCGGTGTGGCCGACGAAATAA
- a CDS encoding helix-turn-helix domain-containing protein: MPKLVNDIETAAAEIEELRTVSSAPTTEARTLERALGTQIRLLRRRQDLSVSDLATAASISLGMLSKIENGQISPSLTTVQSLAHALSVPISSLFESVEDRQDCSFVPAGRGVHIERRGTKAGHNYQLLGHLSRGDVVVEPYLITLDERATPHTSFSHSGVELIHMLEGDLKYRHGSETFHLKPGDTMMFDSGAQHGPEELVQLPMRYLSIIIYPRNHS, from the coding sequence GTGCCCAAGTTGGTGAACGATATCGAGACCGCAGCCGCCGAGATCGAGGAGCTGCGCACCGTATCGAGCGCGCCAACCACCGAAGCGCGCACGCTGGAGCGTGCCCTCGGCACACAGATCCGCTTGCTGCGCCGCCGGCAGGATCTCTCGGTATCCGATCTGGCGACGGCGGCGAGCATCTCGCTCGGCATGCTGTCGAAGATCGAGAATGGCCAGATATCGCCTTCGCTGACGACGGTGCAGTCGCTCGCCCATGCGCTGTCGGTGCCGATCTCGTCGCTGTTCGAAAGCGTCGAGGATCGGCAGGATTGCTCGTTCGTGCCGGCCGGGCGCGGCGTCCATATCGAGCGGCGCGGCACCAAGGCGGGGCACAATTACCAGTTGCTCGGCCATCTTTCGCGCGGCGATGTCGTCGTCGAACCGTATCTCATCACGCTCGATGAGCGCGCGACGCCGCACACCAGCTTCAGCCATTCGGGGGTCGAGCTGATCCACATGCTCGAAGGCGATCTGAAATACCGCCACGGCAGCGAGACCTTCCACCTCAAGCCCGGCGACACGATGATGTTCGATTCGGGCGCGCAGCACGGGCCGGAGGAGCTGGTGCAATTGCCGATGCGCTATCTCTCGATCATCATCTACCCGCGCAACCATAGCTGA
- a CDS encoding FadR/GntR family transcriptional regulator, which translates to MSEGRLADRAYAGIVEIINGDALEVGDRLPSEARLAEMFGMSRTIVREALVRLAADGITEARRGAGSFVKGRPSDRLIAFMPMDHMSATFGTYEVRFVLEAEASRLAATRRSAEEMAGIDEAMQALRTALLSSAPAHDEDMELHRRIVLATANPAFLVAFEALFADVDRIMRAGVDISRSRPPEVIGAMLREHEMLVDAIRAQDADGAALAMRWHLSEGRKRLLP; encoded by the coding sequence ATGAGCGAAGGGCGCCTGGCCGACCGGGCCTATGCCGGGATCGTCGAGATCATCAACGGCGATGCGCTGGAAGTCGGTGATCGCCTGCCCTCGGAGGCGCGTCTGGCGGAGATGTTCGGCATGTCGCGCACGATCGTCCGCGAGGCGCTGGTCCGGCTGGCGGCGGACGGCATCACCGAGGCGCGGCGCGGCGCCGGGTCGTTCGTCAAGGGTCGCCCGTCCGACCGGCTGATCGCCTTCATGCCGATGGATCACATGTCGGCGACGTTCGGCACCTATGAAGTCCGCTTCGTGCTTGAGGCCGAAGCCTCACGCCTCGCCGCGACGCGGCGATCGGCGGAGGAGATGGCCGGCATCGACGAAGCGATGCAGGCGCTTCGCACCGCGCTGTTGTCGAGCGCGCCCGCGCATGACGAGGACATGGAATTGCACCGCCGCATCGTGCTGGCCACCGCCAACCCGGCGTTCCTGGTCGCGTTCGAGGCGCTGTTCGCCGATGTCGACCGGATCATGCGCGCCGGTGTCGACATTTCGCGCTCGCGCCCGCCCGAAGTAATCGGCGCGATGCTGCGCGAGCATGAGATGCTGGTCGACGCGATCCGCGCGCAGGATGCCGACGGCGCCGCGCTCGCGATGCGCTGGCATTTGTCGGAAGGGCGCAAGCGGCTGCTGCCTTAG